The proteins below come from a single Chthoniobacterales bacterium genomic window:
- a CDS encoding PEP-CTERM sorting domain-containing protein (PEP-CTERM proteins occur, often in large numbers, in the proteomes of bacteria that also encode an exosortase, a predicted intramembrane cysteine proteinase. The presence of a PEP-CTERM domain at a protein's C-terminus predicts cleavage within the sorting domain, followed by covalent anchoring to some some component of the (usually Gram-negative) cell surface. Many PEP-CTERM proteins exhibit an unusual sequence composition that includes large numbers of potential glycosylation sites. Expression of one such protein has been shown restore the ability of a bacterium to form floc, a type of biofilm.) has translation MNPETSIIGCDTASTPTQSTCSKKTMKSILAMAGILAASITAASATPLIDTTVGVMNTNGHTILDATGSISNATFATNVASAFTNNTGGVWDFNSAAFGALGDAGIANGDTITLSYGTSATNSLVMTLGSTDRINQSNNGTGELTSAGLGMGLGGDSATRTFTLSTPLQSIGIFLGNRNDNARSSVLTVTFLDNTTASTSGALAGPNTTPQSNYFEGLSATGTNYIKSFSIAQNAFVRYDDLGFVVVPEPNELALVAVGMVGTAIFVRRRRMMA, from the coding sequence ATGAACCCAGAAACCTCAATCATCGGATGCGATACGGCATCCACGCCAACACAAAGTACCTGCTCCAAAAAAACCATGAAATCCATACTCGCCATGGCCGGCATCTTGGCCGCTTCAATCACCGCCGCATCTGCGACCCCCCTCATCGACACCACGGTGGGAGTCATGAACACAAACGGTCATACGATTCTCGACGCCACGGGTTCCATTTCCAATGCGACTTTTGCGACGAACGTGGCAAGCGCATTCACCAACAACACCGGTGGTGTTTGGGACTTTAACAGTGCCGCCTTTGGCGCCTTGGGCGACGCCGGCATCGCTAACGGAGATACCATCACCTTGTCCTATGGCACTTCGGCGACCAACAGCTTGGTTATGACATTGGGCTCCACCGACCGTATCAACCAATCCAATAACGGAACCGGGGAACTGACTTCTGCGGGTTTGGGAATGGGGCTTGGTGGCGATTCGGCCACCCGAACTTTTACTCTGAGCACGCCGCTGCAATCCATCGGAATCTTCCTCGGGAATCGGAACGATAACGCTCGCTCTTCCGTGCTGACGGTTACCTTTCTGGACAACACCACCGCCAGCACCTCGGGAGCGTTAGCGGGACCGAATACGACCCCGCAATCCAATTATTTCGAGGGTCTGTCAGCTACTGGGACTAACTACATCAAGAGCTTTTCGATCGCCCAAAATGCTTTCGTCCGTTACGACGATCTTGGTTTCGTCGTCGTTCCCGAGCCAAACGAATTGGCGCTTGTCGCCGTGGGCATGGTCGGCACGGCCATCTTCGTCCGTCGTCGGCGCATGATGGCGTAG
- the galA gene encoding beta-galactosidase GalA — protein MRSIIACVWAALSVAQLSAAESPRERLSLDANWKFHLGDDWPKALRLDKAGANAGPASEKHFSDATWRTVNLPHDWAIELPFDKSADKNHGYKALGPGFEANSIGWYRRTFELPKEDEGKRIRLTFDGVYRDATIWVNGWLVRRNEGGYYPIHEDITDVVKYGEPNVVAVKVDATKFEGWFYEGAGIYRHAWLEKSAPVAIAPDGIFVYSQFKDNVPSDQAEIHVEADVLNTLTTAANAQVNCEVISPDGKSVAQFKGTQSVGGGLQATLKLQSKVSSPVLWSPESPQLYKLVTTVSVDGKVVDEKETVFGIRTAVFDADKGFLLNGRPCPIHGVCNHQDHAGVGAAIPDALQEFRINQLKKFGCNGIRTSHNPPTPELLDACDRLGMLIMDENRLLGSDSENMRKWDVMIRRDRNHPSIIIWSVCNEEGTVESNDQGRNTARTMQNYVKRLDPTRPVTYPAPQGDTVGGINSVIEVRGWNYHPGPDMDKYHAKHPLQSNVGTEQSSATSTRGIYESSRERGHVAAYDEKPNQWVTNSETWWSWFAERPWLSGGFVWTGFDYRGEPTPYAWPNINSHFGVLDMCGFPKDNFYYYQAWWTTDTVLHLLPHWNWPGREGQEFRVDALSNCKEVELFLNGETLGRKAMKPNSKLTWKVKYTPGTLSAKGFDAAGKVIAETKVETTGDATKIQLTPDRKTINADGEDVAVFSVTAYDAQGRFVPVAQNRINFAIEGAGKIIGVGNGDPSCHEPDTFVSNPSVREIALTEWRWQVTKDHGSTSSVPEYMANFDDSSWNTLPAKGGESSTITTDNTAAIYRAHLTLTEEDLSGTGVQIQFAGCDDEGWYFVNGQYVGETHDWDAKPAFDITKFLRPGDNLIAVCCLNGGALGGLNPNVTVEIIGKPATQPWSRSLFNGLAQIIVQSTRDSGEFKLTATADGLPAATVTVKTQPSKSRPSVP, from the coding sequence ATGCGCTCCATTATTGCCTGCGTCTGGGCGGCGCTTTCCGTCGCGCAACTTTCAGCTGCCGAATCACCACGCGAACGTCTCTCGCTCGACGCCAACTGGAAATTTCATCTGGGCGATGACTGGCCGAAAGCGTTGCGGCTGGACAAGGCGGGCGCGAACGCCGGGCCGGCTTCCGAAAAGCATTTCAGCGACGCGACGTGGCGCACGGTGAATCTGCCGCACGATTGGGCGATCGAACTGCCGTTCGACAAAAGCGCCGACAAGAATCATGGCTACAAGGCGCTCGGGCCGGGATTCGAGGCCAACAGCATCGGCTGGTATCGCCGCACGTTCGAGCTGCCGAAGGAGGACGAAGGCAAGCGCATCCGGCTCACGTTCGACGGCGTGTATCGTGACGCGACCATCTGGGTCAACGGCTGGCTCGTCCGCCGTAACGAGGGCGGTTATTACCCGATCCACGAGGACATCACGGACGTGGTGAAGTATGGTGAGCCTAACGTCGTCGCGGTGAAGGTGGACGCGACGAAGTTCGAGGGCTGGTTCTACGAAGGCGCGGGCATTTACCGCCATGCCTGGTTGGAGAAAAGCGCTCCGGTCGCCATCGCGCCGGACGGGATTTTCGTTTACTCGCAGTTCAAGGACAACGTGCCGTCGGATCAGGCGGAGATTCACGTCGAGGCGGACGTGCTGAACACGCTCACCACTGCCGCCAACGCGCAGGTGAACTGCGAAGTCATTTCGCCGGATGGAAAATCCGTCGCGCAATTCAAGGGAACGCAGTCCGTCGGCGGCGGGTTGCAGGCCACGCTGAAGTTGCAGTCGAAAGTTTCCTCGCCGGTGCTGTGGTCGCCGGAATCGCCCCAGCTCTACAAGCTCGTCACCACGGTCTCGGTGGATGGCAAAGTGGTGGACGAAAAGGAAACCGTGTTCGGCATCCGCACCGCGGTCTTCGATGCCGACAAAGGCTTTCTGTTAAATGGCAGGCCTTGCCCGATTCACGGCGTCTGCAATCACCAGGATCACGCGGGCGTCGGCGCGGCGATTCCCGATGCGTTGCAGGAGTTCCGCATCAACCAGTTGAAAAAATTCGGCTGCAACGGCATCCGCACGTCGCACAATCCGCCCACGCCGGAACTGCTCGACGCCTGCGACCGGCTCGGCATGTTGATCATGGACGAAAACCGTCTGCTCGGCAGCGATTCGGAAAACATGCGGAAATGGGACGTGATGATCCGGCGCGACCGCAATCATCCGAGCATCATCATCTGGAGCGTCTGCAACGAGGAGGGCACCGTGGAAAGCAATGATCAGGGCCGCAACACCGCGCGCACGATGCAGAACTACGTCAAGCGCCTCGACCCTACGCGGCCCGTGACGTATCCCGCGCCGCAGGGCGACACCGTTGGCGGCATCAACAGCGTCATCGAAGTGCGCGGCTGGAATTATCATCCCGGCCCGGATATGGACAAGTATCACGCCAAACATCCGCTCCAGTCGAACGTCGGCACGGAACAATCCAGCGCCACCAGCACGCGCGGCATTTATGAGAGCAGCCGGGAGCGCGGCCACGTGGCGGCTTACGACGAAAAGCCGAACCAATGGGTGACCAACTCCGAGACGTGGTGGAGCTGGTTCGCGGAACGTCCGTGGCTCTCCGGCGGTTTCGTGTGGACGGGTTTTGATTATCGCGGCGAGCCGACGCCGTATGCCTGGCCGAACATCAACTCGCACTTCGGCGTTCTCGACATGTGTGGTTTTCCCAAGGACAACTTCTATTACTATCAAGCCTGGTGGACCACCGACACCGTGCTGCATCTCCTGCCGCACTGGAACTGGCCCGGGCGCGAAGGCCAGGAGTTTCGCGTGGACGCGTTGAGCAATTGCAAGGAAGTCGAACTGTTCCTGAATGGCGAGACGCTCGGCAGGAAGGCGATGAAGCCAAATTCCAAGCTGACGTGGAAGGTGAAATACACGCCGGGCACTCTGAGCGCGAAAGGCTTTGATGCCGCAGGCAAAGTCATCGCCGAAACCAAGGTCGAAACGACCGGCGACGCGACGAAGATTCAACTCACGCCGGATCGCAAAACCATCAACGCCGATGGCGAGGATGTGGCGGTGTTCTCCGTGACGGCGTATGACGCGCAAGGTCGCTTTGTTCCAGTGGCGCAGAACAGGATCAACTTCGCCATCGAAGGCGCCGGCAAAATCATCGGCGTGGGCAACGGCGACCCGAGTTGCCATGAGCCAGACACGTTTGTCTCGAACCCTTCCGTGCGGGAGATTGCATTGACCGAGTGGCGTTGGCAGGTGACGAAAGATCATGGGAGCACCAGTTCCGTCCCGGAATACATGGCGAATTTCGACGACTCCAGTTGGAACACGCTCCCAGCTAAAGGCGGCGAATCCTCCACGATTACGACTGACAACACGGCGGCGATTTACCGTGCGCATCTGACGCTGACCGAGGAAGACTTGAGCGGCACGGGCGTGCAAATCCAGTTCGCCGGCTGTGACGACGAGGGTTGGTATTTCGTGAACGGCCAATACGTCGGCGAGACGCACGACTGGGACGCGAAGCCGGCGTTCGACATCACGAAGTTCCTTCGCCCCGGCGACAATCTCATCGCGGTTTGCTGTCTGAACGGCGGTGCGCTGGGTGGGCTGAATCCGAACGTGACCGTGGAAATCATCGGCAAACCCGCCACGCAGCCGTGGTCGCGCAGCCTCTTCAACGGCCTGGCGCAAATCATCGTCCAATCCACACGCGACTCAGGCGAATTCAAATTGACGGCCACCGCCGACGGCCTCCCTGCGGCAACGGTCACAGTGAAAACGCAACCCAGCAAGTCTCGTCCATCCGTGCCCTGA
- a CDS encoding PEP-CTERM sorting domain-containing protein: MGFIISWAYYAKESNPPANSNLPPSKIIKSIKITPWKFLALSAAGFVLSVTPAFAAWTYTGPGTMTGTQDFSDAPTNTYDMGPSDDGASINATLNISSGTLTLTANIATLGNGAASPAGPGTINATGGTLNIINRYWQTSIGQHVEAAGSSVNISGGATVNWDITSQGWSQQRLVIANGPFNSASASINLIGGTFAVTSANSGDDGRGVYVGPFGNNSVGTINLTTGTFSVSGAIPFGLGGNFSSLNSTAVWASGNGASKINITDGIFKQTGFTLATGLSTTASTFMIGTNSYVNFISGGTGALSLQGWDQSSFDALVTAGQIKLNGAAASISDFSFSSADGQGIYGLASVPEPTTIATLLGGIGMLALFRRRGATPRV; the protein is encoded by the coding sequence GTGGGATTTATTATCAGCTGGGCCTATTATGCAAAAGAGTCGAACCCACCAGCAAACTCAAACCTTCCACCCTCCAAAATCATAAAATCCATTAAAATTACCCCTTGGAAGTTCCTTGCCCTGTCCGCCGCCGGATTTGTTCTGAGCGTGACTCCCGCGTTCGCGGCCTGGACCTACACCGGTCCAGGAACTATGACCGGCACTCAGGACTTCTCCGACGCGCCCACCAATACCTACGACATGGGTCCTAGTGATGATGGTGCCTCCATCAATGCCACTCTGAATATCAGCAGCGGCACGTTGACCCTCACTGCGAACATCGCCACGCTTGGCAATGGAGCGGCATCTCCTGCAGGACCAGGCACGATCAACGCAACCGGCGGCACCTTGAACATTATTAATAGATATTGGCAGACCTCCATCGGCCAGCATGTTGAGGCCGCCGGTTCCTCGGTCAATATCAGCGGAGGTGCCACGGTGAATTGGGATATCACGAGCCAAGGCTGGAGTCAGCAAAGACTCGTGATTGCCAATGGCCCTTTTAACTCTGCCTCTGCCTCGATCAATCTGATCGGCGGCACATTTGCGGTCACGTCCGCAAATTCAGGTGACGATGGTCGCGGAGTTTACGTCGGCCCCTTCGGGAATAATTCTGTGGGCACGATCAATCTGACTACCGGAACATTCAGTGTGTCGGGGGCCATTCCCTTCGGACTTGGTGGAAATTTCAGCTCCTTGAATAGCACAGCGGTTTGGGCCAGTGGCAATGGGGCAAGCAAGATAAACATCACGGATGGCATCTTCAAGCAGACGGGCTTTACACTTGCGACCGGACTTTCCACCACGGCAAGCACGTTCATGATCGGCACCAATTCCTATGTCAACTTCATCAGCGGTGGCACGGGTGCCCTCTCGCTTCAGGGGTGGGATCAGTCCAGCTTCGATGCCCTTGTTACTGCTGGCCAGATTAAGCTCAATGGCGCGGCGGCTTCGATCAGCGATTTCTCCTTCTCCTCTGCAGACGGTCAGGGCATATACGGTTTGGCGTCCGTTCCCGAGCCGACCACAATCGCCACTCTTCTGGGTGGCATCGGGATGCTCGCTCTCTTCCGTCGCCGTGGAGCAACTCCTCGAGTTTAG
- a CDS encoding glycoside hydrolase family 2 TIM barrel-domain containing protein: protein MNSLSLKSIVTAAAFIVTTGIAAAANITEIKTYQSTISTDAGGPLDLKMEANYNNAVSNAPLMVMLHQYSGPSGLFDQVRPNAQQVRDQGFFVVTVAMRGREGSGGVRDSGGLEIYDILDAVEAAKTQYGSLINPNNINITGYSGGGGNTMSALTKFPDLFRTGGAFYGMSDYGYDLVNGWYNNGAASNHKTQLDTDVGNPNGATALITSRYMARASNLASRNNPYSEIHFFVNGDEPTCPPINDTSYRNNAIAAASFTGEFNNITLHTGNAGTYQDFNGNGINDASEQQYWPHTTLTTDQQASGLSWYLSRVLNGSIAAPVLNASDNLFVAGFVRTKKFSFFVGDGQNGAGSLLYSLTPGVKTFTFHLQSTYAVTGKLTVDTADMNGQTVNVVRNGVVTATFTGGGTYQVTGIADNETVRLVAPSVATTNEVQYLSGTDKDNTVPWDFRVSAGRNAGVWTTIPVPSCWETKGFGTYEYGNINTTEYGEYKKTFNVPANWAGKRIFLVYEGSMTDTETRINGAAPGGGTVSTPTPLANDRAFNNAASTSMGQGGGIAASATGNVNLGTLTSFTLACWIKPEADFSTIPDGRFPRLMLIGATANYDANGNGVYLAAYNSGGNTRTLQFKVNTDSGNGVIATPNVLSGSDWTFVAVTYDSTLGSNQVKIYVGNRSGALGTPVTTATYGAGASVPFGANAFAYFLNRGDRGRAFDGSGDDFRIFNGALSQAQLESVRASGLGASATPPTPLYQWNLNTASSGTTVAPVTGAGGTLTLQNSGGTATDLYSAIGSGVSAGQAATSTSALHQGSFYEFSYDVTNNLNYGASNLLEATVKKVSANASVNDAERTADYWVFGGIHRPVYLEARPPANIERVAVDAKANGQISVSSFLSGVTSPCTVAARVTDMNNNPLGAEFTQAAATGTTSVVLSATLPTPQPWSPEFPNLYKLTIELRDGAAVLNSRTETIGFRTIGFVANSGFTLNGKKIVMRGANRHEIWPTDGRTTSRAVSIADIELMKSLNMNAVRMSHYPPSKHFLEECDRLGLLVLDELAGWQGAYDNIIGPGLVREMVIRDVNHPSIFAWANGNEGGSNGTLDDDFGLWDPQNRKVLHPANWPTELTGGVRTHHYAPYDTFISYLGAGQPVFMPTEMQHALFDGGGGAGLADHWNAMRTAPNGGGMFIWSLIDEGIVRDDQGGAVSVSGADAADGIVGPYREKEASYYSVKALWSPVQITAPNPATFTGSLAVENRFDFTNLNQCTFSWKLGWFPDPTDSTAVQNSGFIVGKSSVEFAGPSVASGASGTLTLGVPASVASYDALRVTAKDTFGREIYTWTWPLHSVAQVHNRIVNVAGTPSGLTPSVNGSVLSITNGTRTWAFDLSTGRLNGVTVSGQPVSLSNGPRPVSGSWTTSSVTHGFDGADYVVTMNDVTSASNGFQWRIHPNGWVNLKYRYTLTGTQTWLGVTFDYPEANVTGMRWLGQGPYRVWKNRLEGQEIGVNYKAANNIVNGTQWGYPEFRGYHGQLYWAQLGTTQQPITLTTDTSNLFLRVLTPSLTPSNYTWITSVSPTFPAGNLSLLHAINAIGNKFQSPAATTIGPSSADTTATGLYEGGADFYFGALPEPGVDRDGNGLGDSWELQQFNTLGQDPNADPDGDGMTNAQEFAAGTNPNDSSSSLKITQIQASGNDFVLSFPSVSGKTYRAERSDTLQGGSWTTVQTNGVPQDNIAGNGGTKQVTDTGGGAQGKRFYRVVSW, encoded by the coding sequence ATGAACTCCCTCTCCCTGAAATCCATTGTCACCGCCGCAGCATTTATCGTCACGACGGGAATCGCCGCCGCGGCGAACATTACCGAGATCAAGACGTATCAGTCCACCATCAGCACGGATGCGGGAGGCCCCCTCGATCTGAAGATGGAGGCGAATTATAACAACGCCGTCTCCAACGCGCCGCTGATGGTGATGCTGCATCAGTATTCCGGGCCGTCAGGTCTTTTCGATCAGGTAAGGCCCAATGCCCAGCAGGTTCGGGATCAGGGGTTCTTTGTCGTCACAGTCGCCATGCGCGGGCGGGAGGGTTCCGGCGGCGTCCGCGACTCCGGAGGGCTTGAGATTTACGATATCCTCGACGCCGTGGAGGCTGCGAAGACCCAGTATGGCAGCTTGATCAACCCGAATAACATCAACATCACCGGCTATTCAGGCGGAGGAGGAAACACCATGTCGGCCCTCACGAAATTCCCCGACTTGTTCCGCACGGGGGGAGCCTTCTATGGCATGTCGGACTACGGTTACGACCTGGTCAATGGCTGGTATAACAATGGGGCCGCCAGCAATCACAAGACGCAGCTTGATACCGACGTGGGCAATCCGAACGGCGCGACCGCGCTGATCACCTCGCGCTACATGGCGAGGGCCTCGAATCTCGCCTCCCGGAACAATCCCTACAGCGAGATTCATTTCTTCGTGAACGGCGACGAGCCCACTTGTCCGCCGATCAACGACACGAGCTATCGGAACAATGCGATCGCCGCCGCGAGTTTTACCGGGGAATTCAATAACATCACTCTGCATACGGGAAATGCCGGGACCTATCAGGATTTCAACGGCAATGGAATCAATGACGCCAGCGAGCAGCAATACTGGCCGCATACCACCTTGACGACCGACCAGCAGGCGTCGGGCCTGTCGTGGTATCTCAGCCGCGTGCTCAATGGCTCGATTGCCGCCCCCGTGCTGAATGCCAGCGACAACCTGTTTGTCGCCGGCTTCGTCCGCACCAAAAAATTCAGCTTCTTCGTCGGCGACGGGCAGAACGGGGCGGGCTCGCTCCTCTATTCCTTAACCCCCGGAGTGAAGACCTTCACCTTCCATCTGCAGAGCACCTACGCGGTCACCGGCAAACTCACGGTGGACACGGCCGACATGAATGGCCAAACGGTCAACGTGGTGCGTAACGGCGTTGTGACCGCCACCTTCACCGGCGGCGGCACTTACCAGGTGACGGGGATCGCGGACAATGAGACGGTTCGACTGGTCGCCCCCAGCGTCGCGACGACCAATGAGGTCCAGTATCTCTCCGGCACCGACAAGGACAACACCGTGCCGTGGGATTTTCGCGTGTCCGCCGGGCGGAATGCAGGCGTCTGGACGACGATTCCCGTGCCGTCGTGCTGGGAGACGAAGGGCTTCGGCACCTACGAATACGGCAACATCAACACCACCGAGTATGGCGAGTATAAGAAAACGTTCAACGTGCCCGCCAACTGGGCCGGCAAGCGCATATTCCTCGTCTACGAGGGCTCGATGACCGACACCGAGACACGCATCAACGGCGCGGCGCCCGGCGGGGGGACGGTCTCGACCCCGACACCGCTGGCCAACGACCGCGCCTTCAACAACGCCGCCTCCACCTCGATGGGGCAGGGCGGTGGCATAGCCGCCAGCGCCACCGGCAACGTGAACCTCGGCACGCTCACCAGCTTCACGCTGGCCTGCTGGATCAAGCCCGAGGCGGACTTCAGCACGATACCCGACGGGCGCTTCCCCCGGCTCATGCTGATCGGCGCGACTGCGAACTACGATGCAAACGGCAATGGCGTCTATCTCGCCGCCTACAACTCCGGCGGCAACACCCGCACGCTCCAGTTCAAGGTGAATACCGATTCCGGGAACGGCGTGATCGCCACCCCCAACGTACTGAGCGGAAGCGACTGGACGTTCGTGGCGGTGACCTACGATTCCACGCTGGGCTCGAACCAGGTGAAAATTTATGTGGGAAACCGATCCGGTGCCTTGGGAACCCCGGTGACCACGGCCACTTACGGGGCGGGCGCATCGGTGCCGTTTGGTGCGAACGCTTTCGCCTATTTCCTGAACCGCGGCGATCGCGGCCGTGCCTTCGACGGCTCGGGCGACGACTTCCGCATCTTCAACGGCGCCCTCAGCCAGGCCCAGCTCGAGTCGGTGCGCGCATCCGGTCTCGGCGCAAGCGCCACGCCACCCACGCCGCTGTATCAGTGGAATTTGAACACCGCTTCCAGCGGCACGACCGTCGCGCCGGTCACGGGTGCGGGCGGCACTCTCACCCTGCAAAACTCCGGCGGCACGGCCACAGACCTGTATTCCGCCATCGGCAGCGGCGTCAGCGCGGGCCAGGCGGCAACATCCACCAGCGCGCTTCACCAGGGCAGCTTTTACGAGTTCAGCTACGACGTGACGAATAACCTGAACTACGGCGCGAGCAATCTGCTCGAAGCCACCGTCAAGAAAGTCTCCGCGAACGCGTCCGTGAACGATGCCGAGCGGACGGCGGATTACTGGGTTTTCGGCGGCATCCATCGGCCGGTGTATCTCGAAGCCCGCCCGCCCGCGAATATCGAACGCGTCGCCGTGGACGCGAAGGCCAACGGGCAGATCAGCGTCAGTTCGTTTCTCTCCGGCGTGACCAGCCCCTGCACCGTGGCGGCCCGCGTGACGGACATGAACAACAACCCACTCGGTGCAGAGTTCACCCAGGCCGCGGCCACCGGCACCACCAGCGTCGTTCTTTCCGCCACCCTGCCCACCCCGCAGCCGTGGTCGCCCGAGTTCCCGAACCTCTACAAACTCACCATCGAGTTGCGCGACGGCGCGGCGGTGCTGAATTCGCGCACCGAGACCATCGGCTTTCGCACGATCGGCTTCGTCGCGAACAGCGGGTTCACGTTGAACGGGAAGAAGATCGTGATGCGCGGTGCAAACCGGCACGAGATCTGGCCGACGGACGGACGCACCACCAGCCGCGCGGTGAGCATCGCCGACATCGAGCTGATGAAGAGCTTGAACATGAATGCCGTGCGGATGAGCCATTACCCGCCTTCGAAACATTTCCTCGAAGAGTGCGACCGGCTTGGCCTGCTCGTGCTCGACGAACTGGCTGGCTGGCAGGGAGCTTACGACAATATCATCGGGCCGGGCCTCGTGCGCGAGATGGTGATTCGGGATGTGAACCACCCGAGCATTTTCGCGTGGGCCAATGGCAATGAAGGCGGTTCCAACGGAACCTTGGACGACGACTTCGGGCTCTGGGATCCGCAGAATCGCAAGGTGCTGCACCCGGCCAACTGGCCCACTGAGCTCACTGGTGGCGTCCGCACGCACCACTACGCCCCTTACGACACCTTCATCAGTTATCTCGGCGCGGGCCAGCCGGTGTTCATGCCCACGGAGATGCAGCACGCTCTTTTCGATGGCGGCGGCGGTGCGGGCCTGGCGGATCATTGGAACGCGATGCGCACCGCGCCCAACGGCGGCGGCATGTTCATCTGGTCGCTCATCGACGAAGGCATTGTGCGCGACGACCAGGGCGGCGCGGTCAGCGTGAGTGGTGCCGACGCGGCCGACGGCATCGTCGGCCCGTATCGCGAGAAAGAGGCCAGCTATTACAGTGTGAAAGCCTTGTGGAGCCCGGTGCAAATCACCGCGCCAAACCCGGCCACCTTCACCGGCTCCCTCGCGGTCGAGAACCGGTTCGACTTCACCAATCTCAACCAATGCACGTTTAGCTGGAAACTCGGCTGGTTTCCGGACCCGACGGATTCGACGGCGGTGCAGAACAGCGGCTTCATCGTCGGCAAAAGCAGTGTGGAATTCGCCGGACCTTCGGTCGCCTCCGGTGCGTCGGGCACGCTCACGCTCGGCGTCCCGGCGAGCGTGGCCAGCTACGATGCGCTGCGCGTGACAGCGAAAGATACCTTCGGGCGCGAGATTTATACCTGGACATGGCCGTTGCACAGCGTGGCCCAGGTGCACAACCGCATCGTGAACGTTGCCGGCACGCCCAGCGGCCTTACCCCTAGTGTCAACGGCAGCGTGCTCAGCATCACCAACGGCACACGCACATGGGCCTTCGATCTCAGCACCGGGAGACTGAATGGAGTGACTGTCTCCGGCCAGCCAGTGTCGCTCTCGAACGGGCCTCGCCCCGTGTCGGGCTCCTGGACGACGTCGAGCGTCACCCACGGGTTCGACGGCGCGGATTATGTCGTGACGATGAATGATGTTACCAGCGCAAGCAACGGCTTCCAGTGGCGTATCCATCCGAACGGATGGGTAAATCTGAAATACCGCTACACGCTCACCGGCACGCAGACGTGGCTCGGCGTCACCTTCGACTATCCCGAGGCGAATGTCACCGGCATGCGCTGGCTGGGGCAGGGTCCGTATCGCGTGTGGAAAAATCGCCTGGAAGGTCAGGAAATCGGGGTGAACTACAAGGCGGCTAACAACATCGTCAACGGAACGCAGTGGGGTTATCCGGAGTTCCGCGGCTACCATGGCCAGCTTTATTGGGCGCAACTGGGGACGACCCAGCAGCCGATCACCCTGACGACCGACACCTCGAATCTCTTCCTGCGCGTGCTCACCCCGAGCCTCACGCCGTCGAACTATACGTGGATCACCAGCGTGAGCCCGACATTTCCCGCCGGCAATCTCTCGCTGCTTCACGCGATCAACGCCATCGGCAATAAATTCCAGAGTCCCGCCGCGACCACCATCGGACCGAGTTCGGCGGATACGACCGCAACGGGCCTCTACGAAGGTGGGGCGGATTTCTACTTTGGCGCGCTGCCCGAACCCGGCGTTGACCGCGATGGCAACGGCCTGGGCGACTCGTGGGAATTGCAGCAATTCAACACGCTCGGCCAGGATCCCAATGCGGATCCCGACGGGGACGGCATGACCAACGCGCAGGAATTTGCGGCGGGAACGAATCCGAACGACTCGTCGAGTTCGCTGAAGATCACCCAGATACAAGCGAGCGGAAACGACTTCGTGCTGAGTTTCCCGAGTGTGTCGGGTAAAACCTACCGCGCGGAGCGTTCCGATACGCTGCAAGGCGGCTCATGGACCACGGTGCAGACCAACGGCGTGCCGCAGGACAATATCGCCGGCAACGGCGGCACCAAGCAGGTCACCGACACTGGCGGGGGCGCCCAAGGAAAACGCTTCTACCGGGTCGTCAGTTGGTGA